Proteins encoded within one genomic window of Brachybacterium muris:
- a CDS encoding AMIN-like domain-containing (lipo)protein yields MKRLLSGIASLLLLVGLGMAVPTAAEAAPYCGISWGSNSETRSGYSTSHLKNLRTGKHDCYDRLVIDLDHRVTGYSVKYVSAVRRRGSGSVVSLAGAADLQITLNAPAYDDSGRATYSPARPNTAVNVAGCRTFRQVALAGSFEGETTLGLGVRARLPMRVTVLNGPGSGSRIVADVAHRW; encoded by the coding sequence ATGAAGCGATTGCTGTCCGGCATCGCCAGTCTTCTGCTGCTCGTCGGCCTGGGCATGGCCGTCCCCACCGCAGCCGAGGCCGCACCCTATTGCGGCATCAGCTGGGGCTCCAACAGCGAGACCCGTTCCGGGTACTCCACCTCCCACCTGAAGAACCTGCGCACAGGCAAGCACGACTGCTACGACAGGCTCGTCATCGATCTCGACCACCGCGTCACCGGCTACTCGGTCAAGTACGTCAGCGCAGTGCGTCGGCGCGGCTCCGGATCGGTGGTGTCCCTCGCGGGCGCGGCCGACCTGCAGATCACCCTCAACGCCCCCGCCTATGACGACAGCGGGCGCGCCACCTACTCACCTGCCCGCCCGAACACCGCGGTGAACGTGGCCGGGTGCCGCACCTTCCGTCAGGTCGCCCTCGCCGGAAGCTTCGAGGGGGAGACCACGCTGGGCCTCGGTGTGCGCGCACGCCTGCCCATGCGGGTCACGGTGCTGAACGGGCCCGGATCCGGGTCGCGCATCGTCGCGGACGTCGCCCACCGGTGGTGA
- a CDS encoding DLW-39 family protein translates to MKKFGQIAAVLISSTIAGVLVWRKVESDRLRNDLWDEAESISAEQDAAKASPQAQPVPAQRG, encoded by the coding sequence GTGAAGAAGTTCGGACAGATCGCAGCAGTACTGATCAGCAGCACCATCGCCGGCGTCCTCGTCTGGCGGAAGGTGGAATCGGATCGGCTACGCAACGACCTGTGGGACGAAGCAGAGTCCATCTCCGCCGAGCAGGACGCGGCCAAGGCCTCCCCGCAGGCCCAGCCGGTTCCCGCACAGCGGGGCTGA
- a CDS encoding aminoacyl-tRNA deacylase — protein sequence MSEQRAIEALEATGLDFTLTRHGRVSSLAEAAEARGVQPRDLIKTLVVRRADDDFLFVLVPGDREISWPKLRSLLGVSRMSMPDKDVAKQATGYERGTITPFGSTTAWPVVADASLAGEPDRMISLGAGAHGVAVTVNAEAAIAALEAQVADVTELQ from the coding sequence ATGAGCGAGCAGCGTGCGATCGAGGCCCTGGAGGCCACCGGACTGGACTTCACCCTCACCCGCCACGGCCGGGTCTCCTCCCTGGCCGAGGCCGCCGAGGCCCGCGGTGTGCAGCCCCGCGACCTGATCAAGACCCTGGTGGTGCGCCGCGCGGACGACGACTTCCTGTTCGTGCTGGTGCCCGGTGACCGGGAGATCTCCTGGCCGAAGCTGCGCTCCCTGCTCGGGGTGAGCCGCATGTCCATGCCCGACAAGGACGTGGCCAAGCAGGCCACCGGCTACGAGCGCGGAACCATCACACCGTTCGGCTCCACCACCGCCTGGCCTGTCGTCGCCGACGCCTCCCTGGCCGGTGAGCCGGATCGGATGATCTCCCTGGGTGCCGGGGCGCACGGCGTGGCCGTCACCGTCAACGCCGAGGCAGCCATCGCAGCGCTGGAGGCGCAGGTCGCCGACGTCACCGAGCTGCAGTAG
- a CDS encoding DUF3566 domain-containing protein, with amino-acid sequence MTTSNDERGDSTSTLPEVDDTAGSQGERGSKGSAGSRSGSGSKGGSTKLGDGRGDSSKGASRSPAKSAASAGSANERERRGPRRVRLTLARLDPFSVMKLSFLIAIAIGISTVVAVALLWNLVDAIGLWTQIDELGRSLNGDKPLPFMDFFSFSKMVSYGTVVAVINVVIITALGTLLAFLYNLVAALLGGLKLTFTDE; translated from the coding sequence GTGACCACGAGCAACGACGAGCGCGGCGACTCCACCTCGACCCTGCCCGAGGTGGATGACACCGCAGGCTCCCAGGGAGAGAGGGGCTCCAAGGGCTCTGCCGGTTCCAGGAGCGGCTCCGGTTCCAAGGGTGGCTCGACGAAGCTGGGCGACGGCCGCGGTGACTCGTCCAAGGGCGCCAGCCGCAGCCCGGCGAAGTCCGCCGCCTCGGCGGGCAGCGCCAACGAGCGGGAGCGCCGCGGCCCGCGCCGCGTGCGCCTGACCCTGGCACGGCTGGACCCGTTCTCGGTGATGAAGCTGTCGTTCCTGATCGCGATCGCCATCGGCATCTCCACCGTGGTGGCCGTGGCGCTGCTGTGGAACCTGGTGGACGCCATCGGCCTGTGGACCCAGATCGACGAGCTGGGCCGCTCGCTGAACGGCGACAAGCCGCTGCCATTCATGGACTTCTTCAGCTTCTCCAAGATGGTCAGCTACGGCACCGTGGTGGCCGTGATCAACGTCGTGATCATCACCGCCCTGGGCACCCTGCTGGCGTTCCTGTACAACCTGGTGGCGGCGCTGCTGGGCGGTCTGAAGCTCACCTTCACCGACGAGTGA
- the gyrA gene encoding DNA gyrase subunit A, with product MSDTPNDPTTPGENVGGDTPVEPGADATTPEASSEDTRLDGAPATGIGPAGTTEISASEATDRTVTLVDPLDENEVDKISQVDLNQEMQRSYLDYAMSVIVGRALPDVRDGLKPVHRRIIYAMFDGGYRPDRSFSKCAKVVGEVMGNYHPHGDSAIYDAMVRLVQPWSMRYPLILGQGNFGSAGDDGAAAPRYTECKMAPLALELVRDIDQDTVDVQDNYDGTISEPVVLPARFPNLLVNGSSGIAVGMATNIPPHNLREVAEAVQWLLQNHEATKPELLDACLRFIKGPDFPTGATIVGTKGIEEAYRTGRGSITQRAVVSTEEINGRMSLVVTELPYQVNPDTLARKIAELVKLGKMQGIADITDETSGRTGQRLVITLKRDAVAKVVLNNLYKHTQLQENFSANMLALAGGVPRTLSIDSFVREWTRHQIDVIVRRTQYRLRKAQEQIHIYRGYLKALDALDEVIALIRRSPDADQARTGLMEMLEIDEVQANAILAMQLRRLAALERQKIIDEHDRLQAMIEEYEGILADPAWQRRIVSEELAEIVEKYGDDRRTQILPFDSDMSMEDLIPEEDVVVTITKGGYVKRTRTDQYRAQKRGGKGVRGASLRADDIVEHFFTTTTHRWLLFFTNQGRVYRSKGYEIPEAPRDAKGQHVANLMAFQPDERIASVLSLDTYEDAEFLVLATRSGLVKKTPLSAFDSNRTGGIIAINLREVDGPEGPRPDRVIAARAVNSDDHLLMVSRNGQSVRFPAADDVLRPMGRATSGVTGMKFRHDDELLAMDVVRPGTFVVTVTDGGFAKRTSIDEYRLQGRGGLGIRVAKLPDDRGHLVGAAVVQETDEVLVVMERGKVVRSRVDGVPAKGRTTMGVVFAKPDKGDHIILVTTTAEAEVDDELEADEVAEAVEGTQNATENATESATGEDPMEESADAASLEPSPEDDALGSDASEPSSDDDTLNEE from the coding sequence ATGAGCGACACCCCGAACGACCCCACCACCCCCGGCGAGAACGTCGGCGGTGACACCCCCGTCGAGCCCGGTGCCGACGCCACCACCCCCGAGGCGAGCAGCGAGGACACCCGCCTGGACGGCGCGCCCGCCACCGGCATCGGCCCCGCGGGCACCACCGAGATCTCCGCCTCCGAGGCCACCGACCGCACCGTCACCCTGGTGGACCCGTTGGACGAGAACGAGGTCGACAAGATCAGCCAGGTCGATCTGAACCAGGAGATGCAGCGCTCCTACCTCGACTACGCGATGAGCGTGATCGTGGGCCGCGCCCTGCCGGACGTGCGCGACGGCCTCAAGCCCGTCCACCGCCGCATCATCTACGCGATGTTCGACGGCGGCTACCGGCCCGACCGCTCGTTCTCCAAGTGCGCCAAGGTCGTCGGCGAGGTGATGGGCAACTACCACCCCCACGGCGACTCCGCCATCTACGACGCCATGGTGCGCCTGGTCCAGCCCTGGTCGATGCGGTACCCGCTGATCCTGGGGCAGGGCAACTTCGGCTCCGCCGGTGACGACGGCGCCGCCGCCCCCCGGTACACCGAGTGCAAGATGGCGCCGCTGGCCCTGGAGCTGGTGCGCGACATCGACCAGGACACCGTCGATGTGCAGGACAACTACGACGGCACCATCTCCGAGCCTGTCGTGCTGCCCGCACGGTTCCCGAACCTGCTGGTCAACGGCTCCTCCGGCATCGCCGTGGGCATGGCCACCAACATCCCGCCGCACAACCTGCGCGAGGTGGCCGAGGCCGTGCAGTGGCTGCTGCAGAACCACGAGGCCACCAAGCCCGAGCTGCTGGACGCCTGCCTGCGCTTCATCAAGGGCCCGGACTTCCCCACCGGCGCCACCATCGTGGGCACCAAGGGCATCGAGGAGGCGTACCGCACCGGCCGCGGCTCCATCACCCAGCGCGCCGTGGTCAGCACCGAGGAGATCAACGGGCGCATGTCCCTGGTGGTCACCGAGCTGCCGTACCAGGTCAACCCCGACACCCTGGCCCGCAAGATCGCCGAGCTGGTGAAGCTGGGCAAGATGCAGGGCATCGCCGACATCACCGACGAGACCTCCGGCCGCACCGGCCAGCGCCTGGTCATCACGCTCAAGCGCGACGCCGTGGCCAAGGTGGTGCTGAACAACCTCTACAAGCACACCCAGCTTCAGGAGAACTTCTCCGCGAACATGCTGGCCCTGGCCGGCGGGGTGCCCCGCACCCTGTCGATCGACTCCTTCGTGCGTGAGTGGACCCGCCACCAGATCGACGTGATCGTGCGGCGCACCCAGTACCGCCTGCGCAAGGCGCAGGAGCAGATCCACATCTACCGCGGCTACCTCAAGGCGCTGGATGCGCTGGACGAGGTGATCGCGCTGATCCGTCGCTCCCCGGATGCCGACCAGGCCCGCACCGGGCTGATGGAGATGCTGGAGATCGACGAGGTCCAGGCCAACGCGATCCTGGCGATGCAGCTGCGCCGCCTGGCAGCCCTGGAGCGCCAGAAGATCATCGATGAGCACGATCGCCTGCAGGCCATGATCGAGGAGTACGAGGGGATCCTGGCCGATCCGGCCTGGCAGCGCCGCATCGTCTCCGAGGAGCTCGCCGAGATCGTCGAGAAGTACGGCGACGACCGCCGCACCCAGATCCTGCCCTTCGACTCGGACATGTCGATGGAGGACCTGATTCCCGAGGAGGATGTGGTCGTCACCATCACCAAGGGCGGCTACGTCAAGCGCACCCGCACCGACCAGTACCGGGCGCAGAAGCGCGGCGGCAAGGGCGTGCGCGGGGCCTCCCTGCGGGCCGACGACATCGTGGAGCACTTCTTCACCACCACCACCCACCGCTGGCTGCTGTTCTTCACCAACCAGGGCCGCGTGTACCGCTCCAAGGGCTACGAGATCCCGGAGGCGCCGCGCGACGCCAAGGGCCAGCACGTGGCCAACCTGATGGCCTTCCAGCCGGACGAGCGGATCGCCTCGGTGCTGTCGCTGGACACCTATGAGGATGCCGAGTTCCTGGTGCTGGCCACCCGCTCGGGCCTGGTGAAGAAGACCCCGCTGTCGGCCTTCGACTCCAACCGCACCGGTGGCATCATCGCGATCAACCTGCGCGAGGTGGACGGCCCCGAGGGTCCCCGCCCCGACCGGGTGATCGCGGCGCGCGCCGTGAACAGCGACGACCACCTGCTGATGGTCTCCCGCAACGGCCAGTCCGTGCGCTTCCCGGCGGCCGACGATGTGCTGCGGCCGATGGGTCGCGCCACCAGCGGCGTGACCGGTATGAAGTTCCGTCACGACGACGAGCTGCTGGCCATGGACGTGGTGCGCCCCGGCACCTTCGTGGTCACCGTGACCGACGGCGGCTTCGCCAAGCGCACCAGCATCGACGAGTACCGCCTGCAGGGCCGTGGTGGCCTGGGCATCCGGGTGGCGAAGCTGCCGGACGACCGCGGTCACCTGGTCGGCGCCGCCGTGGTGCAGGAGACCGACGAGGTGCTGGTGGTGATGGAGCGCGGCAAGGTGGTGCGCTCCCGTGTGGACGGTGTGCCCGCCAAGGGCCGCACCACCATGGGCGTGGTGTTCGCCAAGCCCGACAAGGGCGACCACATCATCCTGGTCACCACCACCGCCGAGGCGGAGGTGGACGACGAGCTCGAGGCCGATGAGGTCGCCGAGGCCGTCGAGGGCACGCAGAACGCCACGGAGAACGCCACGGAGAGTGCCACGGGCGAGGATCCTATGGAGGAATCCGCTGATGCCGCGTCGCTGGAGCCGTCCCCCGAGGACGATGCTCTAGGCTCGGACGCGTCCGAACCGTCGTCCGACGACGACACCCTGAACGAGGAGTGA
- the gyrB gene encoding DNA topoisomerase (ATP-hydrolyzing) subunit B gives MSDSDHPTPDQAAAQATPEPAAMSASESAAHAPEHYEASDITVLEGLEAVRKRPGMYIGSTGERGLHHLVWEIVDNSVDEALAGHGDSIEVTLLEDGGVKVVDHARGIPVDMHPTENKPAVELVLTVLHAGGKFGGGGYAVSGGLHGVGSSVVNALSRRMEVEIRRQGHVWRQAYVRGVPEAPLDKGEETTETGTTITFWPDDEIFDATVFDVEVLRKRFQQMAFLNKGLAITLTDERPVHIEEGEDDLVDVELEAEKDTAAEGEDKPTGHPTWTYRYERGLQDFVEFINKAKRAEVIHPEIIAFEAEDTEVKISVEVAMQWTGAYSESVHTYANTINTHEGGTHEEGFRTALTAIVNRYARAQGIIKEKDANLTGEDIREGLTAVVSVKLGEPQFEGQTKTKLGNAIARTFMVKVMNDQLVAWMESHPQEARSIVTKAQAAAMAREAARKARDATRRKSPLETGGMPGKLRDCSSRNPAESEIFIVEGDSAGGSAVSGRDPRTQAILPIRGKILNVEKARLDRALDNQEVRSLITAFGTGIGEDFDATKLRYHKIILMADADVDGQHICTLLLTLLFRYMRPLIELGHVFIAMPPLYRLKWSNSPHEYVFSDEERDQRLEAGRAAGKRIPKDNGIQRYKGLGEMDWRELQTTTMDRDVRTLKQVTVDEAADADTIFSVLMGDDVEARRRFIQENAKDVRFLDI, from the coding sequence GTGAGCGACAGCGACCATCCCACCCCCGATCAGGCAGCGGCCCAGGCGACGCCCGAGCCTGCCGCGATGAGCGCGAGCGAGAGCGCGGCGCACGCCCCCGAGCACTACGAGGCCTCGGACATCACCGTCCTCGAGGGCCTCGAGGCCGTGCGCAAGCGCCCCGGCATGTACATCGGCTCCACCGGTGAGCGCGGCCTGCACCACCTGGTGTGGGAGATCGTCGACAACTCCGTGGACGAGGCCCTGGCCGGGCACGGCGACTCGATCGAGGTGACCCTGCTGGAGGACGGCGGCGTCAAGGTCGTCGACCACGCCCGCGGCATCCCGGTGGACATGCACCCCACCGAGAACAAGCCCGCCGTGGAGCTGGTGCTGACCGTGCTGCACGCCGGCGGCAAGTTCGGCGGCGGCGGTTATGCCGTCTCCGGCGGCCTGCACGGCGTGGGCTCCTCCGTGGTCAACGCCCTCTCCCGCCGCATGGAGGTGGAGATCCGCCGCCAGGGCCACGTGTGGCGCCAGGCGTACGTGCGCGGCGTGCCGGAGGCCCCCCTGGACAAGGGTGAGGAGACCACCGAGACCGGCACCACCATCACCTTCTGGCCGGACGACGAGATCTTCGACGCCACCGTGTTCGACGTGGAGGTGCTGCGCAAGCGCTTCCAGCAGATGGCGTTCCTGAACAAGGGCCTCGCGATCACCCTGACCGATGAGCGGCCCGTGCACATCGAGGAGGGCGAGGATGACCTCGTCGACGTCGAGCTCGAGGCGGAGAAGGACACGGCCGCCGAGGGTGAGGACAAGCCCACCGGGCACCCCACCTGGACCTACCGCTACGAGCGGGGTCTGCAGGACTTCGTGGAGTTCATCAACAAGGCCAAGCGGGCCGAGGTGATCCACCCCGAGATCATCGCCTTCGAGGCCGAGGACACCGAGGTGAAGATCTCCGTCGAGGTCGCCATGCAGTGGACCGGCGCCTACTCCGAGTCGGTGCACACCTACGCCAACACCATCAATACCCACGAGGGCGGCACCCACGAGGAGGGCTTCCGCACGGCGCTGACGGCGATCGTGAACCGGTACGCCCGCGCCCAGGGCATCATCAAGGAGAAGGACGCCAACCTCACCGGTGAGGACATCCGCGAGGGCCTGACCGCCGTGGTGTCCGTGAAGCTCGGCGAGCCGCAGTTCGAGGGCCAGACCAAGACCAAGCTGGGCAACGCCATCGCCCGCACCTTCATGGTCAAGGTGATGAACGACCAGCTGGTGGCGTGGATGGAGTCCCACCCGCAGGAGGCCCGCTCCATCGTCACCAAGGCGCAGGCCGCGGCGATGGCCCGCGAGGCGGCCCGCAAGGCCCGTGACGCCACCCGCCGCAAGTCCCCGCTGGAGACCGGCGGCATGCCCGGCAAGCTGCGCGACTGCTCCTCCCGCAACCCTGCCGAGTCCGAGATCTTCATCGTGGAGGGCGACTCGGCCGGCGGCTCCGCCGTCTCCGGCCGCGACCCACGCACCCAGGCGATCCTGCCGATCCGCGGCAAGATCCTGAACGTGGAGAAGGCCCGCCTGGACCGCGCCCTGGACAACCAGGAGGTGCGCTCGCTGATCACCGCCTTCGGCACCGGCATCGGCGAGGACTTCGACGCCACCAAGCTGCGGTACCACAAGATCATCCTGATGGCGGATGCCGACGTGGACGGCCAGCACATCTGCACCCTGCTGCTGACCCTGCTGTTCCGCTACATGCGGCCGCTGATCGAGCTGGGCCACGTGTTCATCGCGATGCCGCCGCTGTACCGCCTGAAGTGGTCCAACTCGCCGCACGAGTACGTGTTCAGCGACGAGGAGCGCGACCAGCGCCTGGAGGCCGGCCGCGCCGCCGGCAAGCGGATCCCCAAGGACAACGGGATCCAGCGCTACAAGGGCCTGGGCGAGATGGACTGGCGCGAGCTGCAGACCACCACCATGGACCGCGACGTGCGCACCCTGAAGCAGGTCACCGTGGACGAGGCCGCAGATGCGGACACCATCTTCTCGGTGCTGATGGGCGACGACGTCGAGGCACGTCGCCGCTTCATCCAGGAGAACGCGAAGGACGTCCGCTTCCTCGACATCTGA
- a CDS encoding DciA family protein has product MANPYDLSTWRASVPGPHLPPEPAQDVAAEPDAPVSLDDAPGPCQRDEPGAADEPGVGEEIDAREEPPAYDPVELPTPTDPFELARRTVNRSRAAARDRGLFPISAKTQARDVRDRSTSAPGYSGARPDPRDPQGVQLVLRRVLGDLGWTAGMSAGRVLEEWDDIVGERIAAHCSPVSFEDGVLVVSASSSAWASQMRMITPQLITTIEEHIGSHVVSELRVTGPAAAQRTWKKGRRTVTWRGPRDTYG; this is encoded by the coding sequence GTGGCGAACCCGTACGACCTGTCCACCTGGAGGGCATCGGTGCCGGGCCCGCACCTGCCGCCGGAGCCTGCCCAGGACGTCGCGGCCGAGCCGGATGCTCCCGTATCCCTCGATGATGCACCGGGTCCGTGCCAGAGGGACGAGCCTGGCGCTGCTGATGAGCCCGGTGTCGGCGAGGAGATCGACGCCAGGGAGGAGCCGCCGGCGTACGACCCGGTGGAGCTGCCCACCCCGACCGATCCCTTCGAGCTGGCCCGTCGCACCGTGAACCGCTCCCGTGCCGCGGCGCGGGATCGAGGACTGTTCCCGATCTCCGCGAAGACGCAGGCGCGCGATGTGCGCGACCGTTCCACCAGCGCCCCCGGCTACTCCGGTGCCCGGCCCGATCCGCGCGACCCGCAGGGGGTCCAACTGGTGCTGCGCCGGGTGCTGGGCGACCTGGGCTGGACCGCGGGGATGAGCGCCGGGCGGGTGCTGGAGGAATGGGACGACATCGTCGGCGAGCGGATCGCGGCCCACTGCAGCCCCGTCTCCTTCGAGGACGGGGTGCTGGTGGTCAGCGCATCCTCCTCCGCCTGGGCCTCCCAGATGCGCATGATCACCCCGCAGCTGATCACCACGATCGAGGAGCACATCGGCTCCCACGTGGTCTCCGAGCTGCGAGTCACCGGGCCCGCGGCCGCGCAGCGCACCTGGAAGAAGGGGCGGCGCACCGTCACCTGGCGCGGTCCGCGCGACACCTACGGCTGA
- the recF gene encoding DNA replication/repair protein RecF (All proteins in this family for which functions are known are DNA-binding proteins that assist the filamentation of RecA onto DNA for the initiation of recombination or recombinational repair.) — translation MQLTSLELTDYRSYPQLTLAFELGITVLVGKNGQGKTNIVEAVWYLATLSSHRVPHDAALVHRGASTAIVRAGFQRAGRPLQVDLEITPGRSNRARLQGQNVSRLRDLLGEVRAVLFAPEDLGLVKADPEGRRRFLDELLFVIAPRYAAVKADYDRVLKQRSNLLKQMRSMRRGSSGRSVGGLDPAEAASSTLTVWDQQLARHGADLLRARLHLVNRLRPHVGYSYLRVASDEGAEESLALPPDQRPEVNSPADVAYRSAVLDELGALPGTLPTAAEIHDAMLQMLGQRHDDEIDRGVTLVGPHRDDLEIRLHDFPAKGYASHGESWSLALALRLGSYDLLRLEEGSLGDGEPILILDDVFSELDVHRRERLGRIVKGASQVLITTANDSDIPASLHGDMHLVDVRLGEAVPRPRSAGSAW, via the coding sequence GTGCAGCTGACCTCCCTCGAGCTCACCGACTACCGCTCCTACCCGCAGCTCACCCTGGCCTTCGAGCTCGGGATCACCGTGCTGGTGGGGAAGAACGGCCAGGGCAAGACCAACATCGTCGAGGCCGTCTGGTACCTCGCGACCCTCTCCAGCCACCGCGTGCCACACGATGCCGCCCTGGTGCACCGCGGGGCGAGCACCGCGATCGTCCGTGCCGGATTCCAGCGCGCCGGCCGCCCATTGCAGGTGGACCTGGAGATCACCCCGGGCCGCTCCAACCGCGCCCGGCTGCAGGGGCAGAACGTCTCCCGCCTGCGGGACCTGCTGGGTGAGGTGCGGGCGGTGCTGTTCGCCCCCGAGGACCTGGGCCTGGTCAAGGCCGATCCCGAGGGGCGGCGCCGCTTCCTGGACGAGCTGCTGTTCGTGATCGCCCCCCGCTACGCGGCCGTGAAGGCCGACTACGACCGGGTGCTCAAGCAGCGCTCCAACCTGCTCAAGCAGATGCGGTCCATGCGTCGCGGCAGCAGCGGACGCTCCGTGGGCGGCCTGGACCCGGCCGAGGCCGCGAGCTCCACCCTGACCGTGTGGGACCAGCAGCTGGCCCGGCACGGCGCCGACCTGCTGCGGGCGCGCCTGCACCTGGTGAACCGCCTGCGCCCCCACGTGGGCTACTCCTACCTGCGGGTGGCCTCCGACGAGGGCGCCGAGGAGTCCTTGGCCCTGCCCCCGGACCAGCGGCCCGAGGTGAACTCCCCGGCGGATGTCGCCTACCGCTCCGCCGTGCTGGACGAACTGGGCGCCCTGCCCGGCACCCTGCCCACCGCCGCCGAGATCCACGACGCGATGCTGCAGATGCTCGGGCAGCGGCACGACGACGAGATCGACCGCGGCGTCACCCTGGTGGGACCGCACCGCGACGACCTCGAGATCCGCCTGCACGACTTCCCCGCCAAGGGCTACGCCAGCCACGGCGAGAGCTGGTCGCTGGCCCTTGCCCTTCGCCTGGGCTCCTACGACCTGCTGCGCCTGGAGGAGGGCAGCCTGGGCGACGGCGAGCCGATCCTGATCCTGGACGACGTGTTCAGTGAGCTGGACGTGCACCGCCGCGAACGGCTGGGACGGATCGTCAAGGGCGCCTCGCAGGTGCTGATCACCACCGCCAACGACTCCGACATCCCCGCCTCCCTGCACGGCGATATGCACCTGGTGGACGTGAGGCTCGGCGAGGCGGTGCCGCGCCCCCGCAGCGCCGGGAGCGCCTGGTGA
- the dnaN gene encoding DNA polymerase III subunit beta, protein MKFHLDRGVLGDAVSWATRTLPVRPAMPILQGVRIVADAGGGLQLSTFDYEVSAQITIDAEVDQPGEVLVQGRMLSDIVRALPNKDVTVALEGTKLQVRCGSARFALATLPVEEYPQLPAMPEVAGSVPADVFAEAISQVTVAASKDDTLPLLTGVKIEISGETMTLMSTDRYRLAMRELTWNPSTPGTELTALVRARTLHEVARSLSTGGSVDIALSKEGSANLIGFEAGGRRTTSTLVDGDYPPVRRLFPDTTPITAVVATGPLIDAVKRVSLVAERNTPVRLSFTEGQVALEAGAGDDAQASEVLEAQLDGEDLVVGYNSGFLLDGLGALGTEFARLTFTDSIKPSVMAGQESLEGSPSSSYKYLIMPMRI, encoded by the coding sequence GTGAAGTTCCACCTCGACCGCGGCGTGCTGGGCGACGCCGTCTCCTGGGCCACCCGCACCCTCCCCGTGCGACCCGCGATGCCCATCCTGCAGGGCGTGCGCATCGTCGCCGATGCCGGCGGCGGCCTGCAGCTGTCCACCTTCGACTACGAGGTCAGCGCCCAGATCACGATCGACGCCGAGGTGGACCAGCCCGGCGAGGTGCTGGTCCAGGGCCGGATGCTCTCGGACATCGTGCGCGCCCTGCCCAACAAGGACGTCACCGTGGCACTGGAGGGCACCAAGCTCCAGGTCCGCTGCGGCAGCGCCCGCTTCGCCCTGGCCACCTTGCCGGTGGAGGAGTACCCCCAGCTGCCCGCGATGCCCGAGGTGGCAGGATCCGTCCCGGCCGATGTGTTCGCCGAGGCGATCTCCCAGGTCACCGTGGCCGCCTCCAAGGACGACACCCTCCCCCTGCTCACCGGCGTGAAGATCGAGATCAGCGGCGAGACCATGACGCTGATGTCGACGGACCGCTACCGCCTGGCGATGCGCGAGCTCACCTGGAACCCCTCCACCCCCGGCACCGAGCTCACCGCCCTGGTGCGCGCCCGCACCCTGCACGAGGTGGCCCGCTCGCTCTCCACCGGCGGCAGTGTTGACATCGCCCTGTCTAAGGAGGGTTCGGCGAACCTGATCGGCTTCGAGGCCGGCGGCCGCCGCACCACCTCCACCCTGGTCGACGGCGACTACCCGCCCGTGCGCCGCCTGTTCCCCGACACCACCCCGATCACCGCCGTGGTCGCCACCGGCCCCCTCATCGACGCCGTCAAGCGCGTGTCCCTGGTGGCCGAGCGCAACACCCCCGTGCGCCTGTCCTTCACCGAGGGCCAGGTGGCCCTGGAGGCCGGCGCCGGTGACGACGCCCAGGCCAGCGAGGTGCTCGAGGCGCAGCTGGACGGCGAGGACCTGGTGGTCGGCTACAACTCCGGCTTCCTGCTGGACGGCCTGGGGGCACTCGGCACCGAGTTCGCCCGCCTCACCTTCACCGACTCCATCAAGCCGTCGGTGATGGCCGGCCAGGAGTCCCTCGAGGGCAGCCCGTCGAGCTCGTACAAGTACCTGATCATGCCGATGCGGATCTGA